A window of the Callospermophilus lateralis isolate mCalLat2 chromosome 7, mCalLat2.hap1, whole genome shotgun sequence genome harbors these coding sequences:
- the Cplane2 gene encoding ciliogenesis and planar polarity effector 2: MARPPAHGSVIVPDWHETTEGKEYLACILRKSRRRVFGLLERPVLPPPVAIDTASYKIFVSGKSGVGKTALVAKLAGLEVPVVHHETTGIQTTVVFWPAKLQASNRVIMFRFEFWDCGESALKKFDHMLLACKENTDAFLFLFSFTDLASFEDLPGQLARIAGEAPGVVRMVIGSKFDQYMHTDVPERDLTVFRQAWQLPLLRVKSVPGRRLADGRTLDGRAGLADIAHVLNGLAEQLWHQDQVAAGLLPTSAENTPS; this comes from the exons ATGGCCAGACCTCCCGCGCACGGTTCAGTGATTGTCCCAGACTGGCACGAGACCACCGAGGGTAAGGAGTACTTGGCCTGCATCCTGCGCAAGAGCCGCCGTCGGGTGTTTG gTCTGCTTGAACGGCCAGTGTTGCCCCCGCCTGTGGCCATTGACACTGCCAGTTACAAGATCTTCGTTTCTGGGAAAAGTGGTGTGGGCAAGACGGCGCTGGTGGCCAAGCTGGCTGGCCTGGAGGTGCCCGTGGTGCACCATGAGACCACTG GCATCCAGACCACTGTGGTGTTTTGGCCAGCCAAGCTGCAGGCCAGCAACCGGGTCATCATGTTCCGCTTCGAGTTCTGGGACTGCGGGGAGTCAGCGCTCAAAAAGTTTGATCACATGCTGCTG GCTTGCAAGGAGAACACAGatgccttcctcttcctcttctctttcACTGACCTTGCCTCCTTCGAAGACCTGCCTGGACAGCTGGCCCGCATAGCAGGAGAGGCCCCTGGTGTCGTCAGGATGGTCATTGGCTCCAA ATTCGACCAGTACATGCACACAGATGTGCCTGAGCGGGACCTCACAGTCTTCCGGCAGGCCTGGCAGCTGCCCCTGCTGCGGGTGAAGAGTGTGCCTGGGCGGCGGCTGGCTGATGGGCGCACGCTGGATGGGCGGGCTGGGCTGGCCGACATTGCCCATGTGCTCAATGGCCTTGCTGAGCAGCTGTGGCATCAGGACCAGGTGGCAGCTGGCCTGCTTCCCACCTCTGCAGAAAATACCCCCAGCTGA